From the genome of Solidesulfovibrio carbinolicus, one region includes:
- a CDS encoding glycosyltransferase: protein MNIAFVSTLAAGGAAQGAENTFRAFLAAGHAATFLTLEGQAAKGFLPLADTFPSSQGLRPVGRLFRHWQALSDPLALAQGASELFSDAATGLFRLGDAARQALSEADVVNIHWNAGILLSPDFLAALAGKNIVLTLADLGPLTGGCHYHLACRRFEAACGRCPVLRRSGAQDASRRNHGLKRRVYGLLRPSVIALSRWLADEARASSLLGHRPITHLRYTYPLDVFRPLGPDERQAVLRRLGLPPQALVILAGAYGLDCGRKNIAALVRAVERLRAALPGRALELVTYGYGSPPPAAFPIRHVGFIDNSAMGELYGVADLFVHPAVAEALGNTLCEAQCCGTPVVSFNVGGCPEAYRPGVTGFCVEPASEDALYAALAGIVANPGQLAPMRRAAREFAMAAFSPHKHVEASAAWMAAAETARSLAEYPGLGADLADNARQSQRLFAASDRGQGIRRA from the coding sequence GTGAACATCGCCTTTGTCTCCACCCTGGCCGCGGGCGGCGCAGCCCAGGGCGCGGAGAACACTTTTCGGGCCTTTCTGGCGGCCGGTCATGCGGCGACGTTCCTGACCCTGGAAGGGCAGGCCGCCAAAGGGTTCCTGCCCTTGGCCGACACGTTTCCCTCAAGCCAGGGCCTGCGGCCGGTTGGGCGGTTGTTTCGCCACTGGCAGGCCTTAAGCGATCCCCTGGCCCTTGCGCAGGGGGCGTCGGAGCTTTTCAGCGACGCCGCAACGGGGCTGTTCCGCCTTGGCGACGCGGCCCGGCAAGCCCTGTCCGAGGCGGATGTCGTCAACATCCACTGGAACGCCGGCATCCTGTTGTCGCCGGATTTCTTGGCCGCCCTGGCCGGCAAGAACATCGTGCTGACCCTGGCCGATCTCGGACCCCTCACCGGCGGCTGCCATTATCATCTTGCCTGCCGCCGGTTCGAGGCGGCCTGCGGCCGCTGCCCGGTTCTGCGGCGCTCCGGCGCGCAGGACGCCAGCCGGCGCAACCATGGGCTCAAAAGACGCGTGTACGGGCTGTTGCGGCCAAGCGTGATCGCCCTGAGCCGCTGGCTGGCCGACGAAGCCCGGGCCAGCAGCCTGCTCGGCCATCGTCCCATCACGCATCTGCGGTACACCTATCCGCTGGATGTCTTCAGGCCCCTTGGCCCTGACGAACGGCAAGCCGTGTTGCGCCGATTGGGTCTCCCGCCCCAGGCCCTGGTCATCCTGGCCGGGGCCTATGGCCTGGACTGCGGCCGCAAGAACATCGCCGCCCTGGTCCGGGCCGTGGAGCGCCTGCGCGCCGCCTTGCCGGGCAGGGCCTTGGAACTGGTCACCTACGGCTACGGCTCGCCTCCGCCGGCCGCATTCCCCATCCGGCATGTCGGCTTTATCGACAACAGCGCCATGGGGGAACTCTACGGCGTGGCCGATCTGTTCGTGCATCCGGCCGTGGCCGAGGCCTTGGGCAATACCCTGTGCGAGGCCCAGTGTTGCGGCACGCCGGTGGTCAGCTTCAACGTGGGCGGCTGTCCCGAGGCCTACCGGCCCGGCGTCACCGGATTTTGCGTGGAACCAGCCAGCGAGGACGCCCTGTATGCGGCCCTTGCCGGCATTGTGGCCAACCCCGGGCAACTGGCCCCCATGCGGCGGGCCGCCCGGGAGTTCGCCATGGCGGCCTTTTCGCCGCACAAGCATGTCGAGGCCTCCGCCGCCTGGATGGCGGCCGCCGAAACGGCCCGTTCCCTGGCGGAATATCCCGGGCTGGGGGCGGATTTGGCTGACAATGCGCGGCAAAGCCAGCGCTTGTTTGCGGCATCTGACCGGGGGCAAGGCATTCGGCGCGCATAA
- a CDS encoding methyltransferase domain-containing protein yields the protein MDGVCDGLRDISPKDCRLCRDRAEQQALEAGLAPRLLLADETAAERRRAAQWAASLADDALTQAEYNGYPLGRWCLSSVYTYWRVPNLSSQDTQAKAWYRALLEQGLRLVLGMEKLLDARRYDRVIIYNARMAYVKIPFELARGRGLAVYTHERASQPGHCWVALNGLPFNQENWDRLWSAWKDVPLSTAQLGRMARYLDGRRQGDVNALNWFAYTTKPGHSAALRQRLGIPEDKAVWALFSSSNHELLGRDDIAHEGFARQQDWIEAAVAKAAAYPGVKLVIRAHPNLSNLVFPRRSERELRYFADLKRAVGDAVVVIEPEEDVSSYDLMDIASASLCYVSTCGLESAMLGKPVAIAANPFYKELPGLDKTYDVAAMDRVFARYAALPPGWRDQELQRMAYRIWYALLFRYGFEFPFVHAPNLLEGRYAWFSPDALRPGVHKHLDLLCEAIFAGRRPQLLPEPDDLARGAADEERFLRCDAATAPKEAGVVTQEAPGPRYFPLPLIFVASGTARQSAWALEALSQNVMAAETDLHVVCADGHAWREIADLPGPAGTFRSVSLETAPAGLGLCAMTVRALSSVLQTHEAAIALDDALYCAPHALAFYNNALHRYRYRPVVGCVSAGPSGPVAAALAQQPGDAVFAPRANALGLGVWRDRWAALAPAVLAELGGGAHEDARRPGLQRLIAALCAERGALCVAPKQASACLSGPEGAPRRQGFAPPSVEPALPFAPEEAASPSLEPGAGPRAAAVRRRLAQRVDDLARQGRPVLVKLDCAGQGLAEPMTVALAGDVPETMDWEGLGGLALPERRCDALYACRCLEHLSGDEARRFLAQCHRALRPGGVLRLAVADGEGQARAYLDSLDASRRAPDDAEAVARHERFGGRAGQAVHDELSLGRLLGQCGFTSVLRQSAGRSAIRDFVRQQGDAAAEEEAACPGLLYMEGIA from the coding sequence ATGGATGGCGTATGCGACGGGCTGCGCGACATTTCCCCCAAGGATTGCCGCCTGTGCCGGGATAGAGCCGAGCAACAGGCCCTGGAGGCCGGGCTTGCGCCACGCCTCCTTTTGGCCGACGAGACGGCGGCCGAGCGTCGCCGGGCTGCGCAGTGGGCGGCCTCCTTGGCCGACGACGCGCTTACGCAGGCCGAATACAACGGCTACCCCCTTGGGCGCTGGTGTCTGTCTTCGGTCTACACGTATTGGCGCGTGCCCAACCTTTCCTCCCAGGACACCCAGGCCAAGGCTTGGTATCGCGCCCTGCTGGAGCAGGGGTTGCGCCTTGTGCTGGGCATGGAAAAGCTGCTGGACGCCAGGCGCTACGATCGCGTCATTATCTACAACGCCCGCATGGCCTACGTGAAAATCCCCTTTGAGCTGGCCCGGGGTCGTGGCCTTGCCGTGTACACCCATGAACGGGCCAGCCAGCCGGGCCATTGCTGGGTTGCCTTAAACGGCCTTCCGTTCAATCAGGAGAATTGGGATCGGTTGTGGAGCGCCTGGAAGGATGTGCCCCTTTCGACGGCGCAACTTGGCCGCATGGCCCGCTACCTGGACGGCCGGCGGCAGGGGGACGTCAACGCCCTCAATTGGTTTGCCTACACCACCAAGCCGGGGCACAGCGCAGCGTTGCGCCAACGGCTGGGCATCCCCGAGGACAAAGCCGTTTGGGCGCTTTTTTCGTCGTCCAACCACGAACTGCTTGGCCGGGACGATATCGCGCACGAAGGGTTTGCCAGGCAACAGGACTGGATCGAAGCAGCCGTGGCCAAGGCGGCGGCCTATCCCGGCGTCAAGCTCGTGATCCGGGCTCACCCGAACCTGTCCAACCTGGTGTTTCCGCGCCGGTCCGAGCGCGAACTGCGCTATTTTGCCGATCTCAAACGTGCGGTGGGCGACGCCGTCGTGGTCATCGAGCCCGAGGAAGACGTCTCCTCGTACGATCTAATGGATATCGCCAGCGCATCATTGTGCTACGTATCGACCTGCGGGCTGGAAAGCGCCATGCTGGGCAAGCCCGTGGCCATCGCCGCCAATCCGTTTTATAAGGAACTTCCCGGCCTGGACAAAACCTACGACGTAGCGGCAATGGACCGGGTGTTCGCCCGTTACGCCGCCCTGCCCCCCGGCTGGCGGGACCAGGAATTGCAACGCATGGCCTACCGGATTTGGTATGCGCTGTTGTTCCGATACGGCTTTGAATTCCCCTTTGTCCACGCCCCCAATCTTCTGGAAGGCCGCTACGCCTGGTTTAGCCCGGACGCCCTGAGGCCCGGCGTCCACAAACACCTGGATTTGCTGTGCGAGGCCATATTCGCCGGTCGCCGGCCCCAGCTTTTGCCCGAACCGGACGATCTGGCCCGGGGGGCGGCCGATGAAGAGCGGTTTTTGCGCTGCGACGCCGCAACGGCCCCCAAGGAGGCGGGCGTCGTCACCCAGGAAGCGCCCGGACCCCGATATTTTCCGCTCCCCCTGATCTTCGTGGCCTCGGGCACGGCCCGGCAATCGGCCTGGGCCCTTGAGGCCTTGTCGCAAAACGTCATGGCGGCCGAAACCGACCTGCACGTCGTTTGCGCCGACGGCCACGCCTGGCGGGAGATTGCCGATCTGCCCGGCCCTGCCGGGACGTTCCGCTCGGTCAGCCTGGAGACAGCTCCTGCCGGCCTGGGGCTGTGCGCCATGACCGTCCGGGCCTTGTCGTCGGTCTTGCAGACCCATGAAGCGGCGATTGCCCTGGACGATGCCCTCTACTGCGCTCCGCATGCGCTGGCGTTTTACAACAACGCCCTGCACCGCTACCGCTACCGCCCCGTGGTCGGCTGCGTCAGCGCCGGGCCGTCCGGCCCCGTTGCGGCGGCCTTGGCGCAGCAGCCCGGGGACGCGGTGTTCGCGCCTCGGGCAAACGCCTTGGGCCTGGGCGTGTGGCGCGACCGGTGGGCCGCGCTGGCCCCGGCGGTCCTGGCCGAGTTGGGCGGGGGGGCTCACGAAGATGCCCGCCGCCCCGGCCTGCAACGCCTCATTGCCGCCCTTTGCGCCGAGCGGGGCGCTTTGTGCGTGGCGCCCAAACAGGCCAGCGCCTGTCTGTCCGGTCCTGAAGGCGCCCCGCGCCGCCAGGGCTTCGCGCCGCCGTCGGTCGAACCTGCCCTGCCGTTCGCACCGGAAGAAGCCGCTTCCCCAAGCCTTGAGCCTGGAGCCGGGCCACGTGCCGCCGCCGTGCGCCGTCGTCTGGCCCAGCGCGTGGACGACCTGGCGCGGCAGGGCCGGCCCGTGCTGGTCAAGCTGGATTGCGCCGGCCAAGGCCTGGCCGAGCCGATGACCGTGGCCCTGGCCGGCGACGTGCCCGAGACCATGGATTGGGAAGGCCTTGGCGGCCTCGCCTTGCCGGAGCGGCGCTGCGACGCGCTGTACGCCTGTCGTTGCCTGGAGCATCTCTCTGGGGACGAGGCGCGCCGATTCCTGGCGCAATGCCATCGGGCGCTGCGCCCAGGCGGCGTGTTGCGGCTGGCCGTGGCCGATGGGGAGGGGCAGGCCCGGGCCTACCTGGACAGCCTGGACGCGTCGCGTCGCGCCCCGGACGATGCCGAAGCCGTGGCCCGCCACGAACGGTTCGGCGGCCGGGCGGGCCAAGCGGTGCACGACGAGCTGTCCCTGGGCCGCCTGCTGGGCCAGTGCGGCTTTACGTCCGTGCTGCGCCAAAGCGCCGGGCGTTCCGCGATACGGGATTTTGTCCGCCAGCAAGGCGATGCTGCGGCCGAAGAGGAAGCGGCATGTCCCGGGCTGCTCTATATGGAGGGCATCGCGTGA
- a CDS encoding DMT family transporter — translation MRENARAAWGMAATAVLWSTGGLAIKLVPLSPMAVAGWRSLLSAATLLLLFRGRLDFRPTRARCGAAVAYAALLVTNVAATKLTTAANAILLAYTAPVYVALFAPLVLGEKTKRADWLFVAASLGGMALFFLDRLSAQGLWGNLLAVGSGVSYAAFTLCMRAGREDSPVSAVIAGHGLTVLAALPFLAADVPHTLGAALGLAYLGVIQQGLSLSLYVWCITRLPALSAMLLMTLEPVVNPLLVAVGYGEWPGGWSVLGGAVVVAAVTLRGIFGRGGSGTDA, via the coding sequence ATGCGCGAAAACGCCCGGGCCGCCTGGGGCATGGCGGCGACGGCGGTGCTGTGGAGCACCGGGGGCCTGGCCATCAAGCTTGTGCCGCTATCCCCCATGGCCGTGGCCGGCTGGCGCAGTCTGCTTTCGGCGGCGACGCTGCTGCTGCTTTTTCGTGGCCGCCTCGACTTTCGCCCGACCCGGGCCCGGTGCGGCGCGGCCGTGGCCTACGCGGCGTTGCTTGTCACCAACGTGGCCGCCACCAAGCTCACCACCGCCGCCAACGCCATTCTCCTGGCCTACACCGCCCCGGTCTACGTGGCCCTTTTCGCGCCGCTGGTTCTCGGCGAAAAGACCAAACGGGCCGACTGGCTGTTCGTGGCGGCCAGCCTTGGCGGCATGGCGCTGTTTTTTCTGGACCGGCTCTCGGCCCAGGGCTTGTGGGGCAACCTCCTGGCCGTGGGTTCGGGGGTGAGCTACGCCGCGTTTACCTTGTGCATGCGGGCCGGGCGCGAGGATTCGCCGGTGTCGGCGGTCATCGCCGGCCATGGGCTGACGGTACTGGCCGCGCTGCCGTTTCTTGCCGCCGACGTGCCGCACACCCTGGGCGCGGCCCTGGGGCTGGCCTATCTCGGCGTCATCCAGCAGGGCCTGTCGCTTTCGCTCTACGTCTGGTGCATCACACGGTTGCCGGCCCTGTCGGCCATGCTGCTCATGACCCTGGAACCCGTCGTCAATCCGCTGCTGGTGGCCGTGGGCTACGGCGAGTGGCCGGGCGGCTGGTCGGTCCTTGGCGGGGCGGTGGTGGTGGCGGCCGTGACCTTGCGGGGGATTTTCGGGCGCGGCGGCTCGGGTACGGATGCTTGA
- a CDS encoding CYTH domain-containing protein produces the protein MFEAEIKFVAGPDFRLPEGTGAVVLVEDVYYDAEDGRLAAAGRELRLRREGGRTRLTAKAPPFDAATASKPEHETAVADAEAAAALLGMLGFQPVLAYAKRCRRARLRTDGLDVELTAVTVDFDPRLFVEIEHLAATREQALAALPAIRALAEGLGLAEECAEAYTDLARAAGLGTPPA, from the coding sequence ATGTTTGAGGCCGAAATCAAGTTCGTGGCCGGGCCGGACTTCCGGCTGCCCGAGGGCACAGGGGCGGTCGTCCTGGTCGAGGACGTCTACTACGACGCCGAAGACGGCCGTCTGGCCGCCGCGGGCCGGGAGCTGCGCCTGCGCCGCGAAGGCGGCCGAACACGGCTTACGGCCAAAGCCCCGCCCTTTGACGCGGCCACCGCCTCCAAGCCCGAACATGAGACGGCCGTGGCCGATGCCGAGGCTGCCGCCGCCCTGCTCGGCATGCTGGGGTTTCAGCCAGTCCTGGCCTATGCCAAGCGCTGCCGACGGGCGCGGCTGCGGACCGACGGCCTCGACGTCGAATTGACGGCCGTGACCGTTGACTTCGACCCGCGCCTTTTCGTGGAGATCGAGCATCTGGCCGCAACCAGGGAGCAGGCCCTGGCCGCCCTGCCCGCCATCCGCGCCCTGGCCGAGGGCCTGGGACTGGCCGAGGAATGCGCCGAGGCCTACACCGACCTGGCCCGGGCCGCCGGCCTGGGCACCCCGCCCGCCTGA
- a CDS encoding sigma-54-dependent Fis family transcriptional regulator → MSPSISDFPKALFEVLDTDKLQRRFLEALVEFQNVERGSLWIKRPDGYQCIEATGDEADRLVGFVVPKGKPSIVGWTIENGQMTIAEPGKDKRHFKEAESGMDVKSTLILCYPLVLKSGEVYGAVEIIDTAHAGSRLNLTKEYLELLEEFVAIGSIALGNALAFADQKKETQKLKRIIGEFRGETPLVGKSPAFRTALEAAGNYARTDFPVLVTGESGTGKELFAREIHRLSARKDKPFLVQNVSAIPDTLLESELFGYKKGAFTGADRDKIGLFEAASGGTIFLDEIGDMPLGLQARILRVLQENEIKPLGGTETRQVDVRVIAATNRELPRAIAEGTFREDLFYRINVLPLRLPALRERTEDIPELLDYFLARDAARLGLPQKAFSAAARRALGQRPYKGNVRELENLVRFLLATVPGETIEADDIPSPSEHGEAQPAPAAPPWPRPA, encoded by the coding sequence ATGTCGCCAAGTATTTCCGATTTTCCCAAGGCGCTCTTCGAGGTTCTCGACACCGACAAACTCCAACGCCGCTTCCTGGAGGCGTTGGTGGAATTCCAAAACGTCGAGCGCGGTTCGCTGTGGATCAAGCGCCCCGACGGCTACCAGTGCATCGAGGCCACCGGCGACGAGGCCGACCGGCTCGTGGGGTTCGTCGTGCCCAAGGGCAAGCCGAGCATCGTCGGTTGGACCATTGAAAACGGCCAGATGACCATTGCCGAACCCGGCAAGGACAAGCGGCATTTCAAGGAGGCGGAGTCGGGCATGGACGTCAAGTCCACGCTGATTCTGTGCTATCCGCTGGTGCTCAAGTCCGGCGAGGTCTACGGCGCGGTGGAGATCATCGACACCGCCCACGCCGGCAGCCGGCTCAACCTCACCAAGGAATACCTCGAACTCCTGGAAGAATTCGTGGCCATCGGCTCCATAGCCCTGGGCAACGCCCTGGCCTTTGCCGACCAGAAAAAGGAAACCCAGAAGCTCAAGCGCATCATCGGCGAATTTCGCGGCGAAACGCCGCTGGTCGGCAAAAGCCCCGCCTTTCGCACCGCCCTGGAGGCCGCCGGAAACTACGCCCGCACCGATTTTCCGGTCCTTGTGACCGGCGAATCCGGCACCGGCAAGGAACTCTTCGCCCGCGAAATCCACCGCTTAAGCGCCCGCAAGGACAAGCCCTTTCTGGTGCAAAACGTCTCGGCCATCCCGGATACGCTGCTCGAATCCGAACTCTTCGGCTACAAAAAAGGCGCCTTTACCGGAGCCGACCGCGACAAGATCGGGCTTTTCGAAGCGGCCAGCGGCGGCACGATCTTTCTCGATGAAATCGGCGACATGCCCCTTGGCCTGCAAGCCCGCATCCTGCGCGTGCTCCAGGAAAACGAGATCAAGCCCCTGGGCGGTACGGAAACCCGGCAAGTCGACGTGCGCGTCATCGCCGCCACCAACCGCGAACTCCCCAGGGCCATCGCCGAGGGAACCTTTCGCGAAGATCTCTTCTACCGCATAAACGTCCTGCCCCTGCGCCTGCCGGCCCTGCGCGAACGCACCGAGGACATCCCGGAACTCCTCGACTATTTCCTGGCCCGTGACGCCGCCCGCCTGGGCCTGCCCCAAAAAGCCTTCTCGGCCGCAGCCCGGCGCGCCCTGGGCCAGCGGCCCTACAAGGGCAACGTGCGCGAACTCGAAAACCTCGTGCGCTTTCTTTTGGCCACCGTGCCCGGCGAAACCATCGAGGCCGACGACATCCCCTCGCCCAGCGAACACGGCGAAGCCCAGCCCGCGCCGGCCGCGCCCCCCTGGCCGCGCCCGGCCTGA
- a CDS encoding DUF6125 family protein, translating to MHYGLWLAEAAHQFGPEAACRMESKVGEAYLPLLMRRIERALKLPGTVEEQLAGLGRERLEALADALSVSWLAADGVWFRTVEDERGMHDAKRVNDTCWSRLGYYEALRAKEALHLGEGGGLAAARACLEARLVARINKFDFVDETPEGFTLRMVECRVQSARARQGLPPYPCVSGGTVEFTAFAAGVDPRLKMACVSCPPQTTRDDCACAWRFTLAE from the coding sequence GTGCATTACGGCTTGTGGCTGGCCGAGGCGGCCCATCAGTTCGGCCCGGAAGCGGCCTGCCGGATGGAGTCGAAAGTGGGCGAGGCCTATTTGCCGCTGCTGATGCGTCGCATCGAGCGGGCGCTCAAGCTCCCTGGCACGGTGGAGGAACAGCTGGCCGGGCTGGGGCGGGAACGCCTGGAGGCCCTGGCCGACGCCTTGTCGGTGTCGTGGCTGGCCGCCGACGGGGTGTGGTTTCGCACGGTGGAGGACGAGCGCGGGATGCACGACGCCAAGCGCGTCAACGACACGTGCTGGTCGCGGCTGGGCTATTATGAAGCGCTGCGGGCCAAGGAAGCCTTGCATCTGGGCGAAGGCGGCGGCTTGGCCGCGGCCCGGGCCTGTCTGGAGGCGCGTTTGGTCGCGCGCATCAACAAATTCGATTTCGTGGACGAGACGCCGGAGGGGTTCACCTTGCGGATGGTCGAGTGCCGGGTGCAGTCGGCCCGGGCGCGCCAGGGGTTGCCGCCCTATCCGTGCGTGTCCGGAGGCACGGTGGAATTCACGGCTTTTGCCGCCGGCGTGGACCCGCGCCTCAAAATGGCCTGCGTAAGTTGTCCGCCCCAGACGACCCGGGATGATTGCGCCTGCGCCTGGCGCTTTACCCTCGCCGAATAA
- a CDS encoding methyl-accepting chemotaxis protein — MKHLPIATRLLILFFVSALSAGVIFAVGAYSSYSLAKAGANEARSDMLDGQRAKIKVATDVMAAALSKALAGLPDEAARVSHLREAIKDAIFETDRSGYFFVYSGTTSVAHAVNPALHGKDLGDLKGADGVYSVRELARAAAAGGGFVNFSWAKPGKGEMPKIGYAAPIPGTSYWIGTGVYVDNVDEAAVAMAARMRETANRATLIDAVVFGVMFLAVLLPLSLIVSRGIVRPIRETTEAARRIAAGDLDVHLEASGRDEASQLQQALEAMAVSLRANLAALADKEHEARAQAERSEQAAEEARQAMRQAEAAGAAMLATVQGLTGVVGELGSATRDLTAIGDGIRSGASGQRQRLESTAQAMGQMRDAVGEVAQNAAEASRSTALTRETATAGATLVSQAKTATVSLKAMADSLKADMGRLGSQSEGIGAVIQVISDIADQTNLLALNAAIEAARAGDAGRGFAVVADEVRKLAEKTMAATGEVGQSIQAIQAMTRDNRDSVDKTLAAVDQVAGLAEASGDKLRQIQTVAEQAAAQVRAIAAAADQQAVSARSIMDSMDDVSDIARENADRADDASRHFDNLANQTGALTGLIRQLNTRQG; from the coding sequence TTGAAGCATCTTCCCATCGCCACCCGTTTGTTGATCCTGTTTTTCGTCTCGGCCCTGTCCGCCGGCGTCATTTTCGCCGTTGGCGCGTATTCGTCCTATAGCCTGGCCAAGGCCGGGGCTAACGAAGCCCGAAGCGACATGCTCGACGGCCAGCGAGCCAAAATCAAGGTCGCCACCGACGTCATGGCTGCCGCCCTGTCCAAGGCCCTGGCCGGCCTGCCTGACGAGGCCGCCCGGGTGTCGCATCTGCGCGAAGCCATCAAGGACGCCATCTTCGAAACCGACCGCTCGGGCTATTTCTTTGTGTATTCCGGCACCACCAGCGTGGCCCATGCCGTCAATCCGGCCCTGCACGGCAAGGATCTGGGCGACCTCAAGGGCGCGGACGGCGTCTATTCCGTGCGCGAACTGGCCCGGGCCGCCGCTGCCGGCGGCGGATTCGTCAACTTTTCCTGGGCCAAGCCCGGCAAGGGCGAAATGCCCAAGATCGGCTATGCCGCGCCCATCCCGGGCACGTCCTACTGGATCGGCACCGGCGTCTATGTGGACAATGTGGACGAGGCCGCCGTGGCCATGGCCGCGCGGATGCGGGAAACGGCCAACCGGGCCACGCTTATTGATGCCGTCGTTTTTGGCGTCATGTTCCTGGCCGTGCTGTTGCCCTTGAGCCTGATCGTTTCCCGGGGGATCGTGCGGCCCATCCGCGAAACCACCGAGGCCGCCCGGCGCATCGCCGCCGGTGACCTCGACGTCCACCTTGAAGCCTCGGGCCGCGACGAAGCCAGCCAGCTCCAGCAGGCCCTGGAAGCCATGGCCGTGTCCCTGCGGGCCAACCTCGCCGCCCTGGCCGACAAGGAACACGAGGCCCGCGCCCAGGCCGAGCGTTCCGAGCAGGCCGCCGAGGAAGCCCGCCAGGCCATGCGCCAGGCCGAGGCCGCCGGCGCGGCCATGCTGGCCACGGTCCAGGGGCTCACCGGAGTCGTCGGCGAACTCGGCAGCGCCACCCGCGATCTGACCGCCATCGGCGACGGCATCCGCTCCGGCGCGTCCGGCCAGCGCCAACGCCTGGAATCCACGGCCCAGGCCATGGGCCAGATGCGCGACGCCGTGGGCGAAGTGGCCCAAAACGCCGCCGAAGCCTCCCGCTCCACGGCGCTTACCCGCGAAACCGCCACCGCAGGCGCGACGCTGGTCAGCCAGGCCAAAACCGCCACCGTCAGCCTCAAGGCCATGGCCGACTCCCTCAAGGCCGACATGGGGCGGCTGGGCAGCCAGTCCGAAGGCATCGGCGCGGTCATCCAGGTCATCTCCGACATCGCCGACCAGACCAACCTCCTGGCGCTCAATGCCGCCATCGAGGCCGCCCGGGCCGGCGACGCCGGGCGCGGGTTTGCCGTGGTGGCCGACGAGGTGCGCAAGCTAGCCGAAAAAACCATGGCCGCCACCGGCGAAGTGGGACAGTCCATCCAGGCCATCCAGGCCATGACCCGCGACAACCGCGACAGCGTTGACAAGACCCTGGCCGCCGTGGACCAGGTGGCCGGACTGGCCGAGGCCTCGGGCGATAAGCTGCGCCAGATCCAGACCGTGGCCGAACAGGCCGCCGCCCAGGTCCGGGCCATCGCCGCCGCCGCCGACCAACAGGCCGTGTCCGCCCGCTCCATCATGGACAGCATGGACGACGTCAGCGACATCGCCCGCGAAAACGCCGACCGGGCCGACGACGCCTCGCGCCACTTCGACAACCTCGCCAACCAGACCGGCGCGTTGACGGGTTTGATACGGCAATTGAACACGCGGCAGGGGTGA
- a CDS encoding phosphatidylglycerophosphatase A family protein gives MFAINDRLALLVSGLGPLGRMPYAQGTWGSAAAVLIAPLVFFPLPIWARIVLLVAVFFVGAKAAGRTEKILGRKDPGHVVIDELVGQWLTLLPFAAPGPFELIAGFFLFRAFDILKPPPVRASEHWLPGGYGVMIDDVLAGVYACLCLVILVWLRGA, from the coding sequence ATGTTTGCCATAAACGACCGTTTGGCCCTGCTCGTGTCGGGCCTTGGCCCCCTGGGCCGGATGCCCTATGCCCAGGGGACCTGGGGTTCGGCGGCGGCGGTGCTGATCGCGCCGCTGGTGTTTTTTCCGCTGCCCATCTGGGCGCGTATCGTGCTCCTCGTGGCGGTCTTTTTCGTCGGAGCCAAGGCGGCCGGCCGCACCGAGAAGATTCTTGGCCGCAAGGATCCGGGCCATGTGGTCATCGACGAACTGGTCGGCCAGTGGCTCACGCTGCTGCCTTTTGCCGCGCCAGGACCCTTTGAACTCATCGCCGGCTTTTTCCTGTTTAGGGCCTTCGACATTTTAAAGCCGCCGCCGGTGCGGGCTTCCGAACATTGGTTGCCGGGCGGCTATGGCGTCATGATCGATGACGTGCTGGCCGGCGTCTACGCCTGCCTTTGCCTGGTCATTCTGGTCTGGCTACGCGGCGCATAG
- a CDS encoding ferredoxin: MAIVIDDDACMGCEACVETCPDAFEMNGDGDKAIVKESDTEADCVDEAIDACPAEAITKS, from the coding sequence ATGGCCATTGTTATCGATGATGATGCCTGCATGGGTTGCGAAGCTTGCGTTGAGACCTGCCCCGACGCCTTTGAAATGAACGGCGACGGCGACAAGGCCATCGTGAAAGAATCCGACACCGAAGCCGATTGCGTGGATGAAGCCATCGACGCCTGCCCGGCCGAAGCCATCACCAAATCCTGA